A single window of Drosophila suzukii chromosome 3, CBGP_Dsuzu_IsoJpt1.0, whole genome shotgun sequence DNA harbors:
- the Rbp gene encoding RIMS-binding protein 2 isoform X13: MHLCEFPSANVEEENRRPEKAAAAAASKKQKHKQQKSRPRSSHSMPYESMHHHQSAAAAVAAGTAPNGMLDSLSLQLRDAEMRRTEIERAHQETLAQIRNMSGSARPDAEAVENLQSRARELEKKVALENVRCEELQIELTSALKAKQASRSVCSGMGSMSSGAGATIPTSASSSTVTWAPTISHQDQGSEIDIIMAKIEQDNRVLAELEQPRTSASASMSALPPSSMMSTVNSEFRTISKSELEEELNRYKRAVLGGGGGSGGGISALSSGYSSLPQSLASTLPNGGGGASTSLSGTSLGSHSVAAAAALAASSSAGSGCIGGGGGGGGVGGGLSSISALVPNSISGISSSLSSHAIQSMQYGTGQTSVEKLLSGTSGITGIPPLPVNIHTMKAMPTALSQRGTIQLYNLQSTTMPLLSLNSHNLPPGGSTSYSGLGAGGGSSLTHPSMANLGLLDTGALLGVGASGLGGLGGMGPGGGGITGATSLYGLSGGGGGGAGGLGSSYGPPFLDVASSASYPFTAAALRQASKMKMLDEIDIPLTRYNRSSPCSPIPPSNWGLDEFTDGLSVSMMHNRGGLALGALDLDTRNHGLNGASEPQVDMLDIPGKGRCCVFIARFPYDPPDVHNEFSSMPCREAEGELSLCAGDYLLVWTSGEPQGGYLDAELLDGRRGLVPASFVQRLVGDDLLEFHQAVLSTLRDAEDGSMQCDTTSLPSLPPHNPLLTHTHEDLARLSETHTDLEHDQDDISDNVPAPKHLTLERQLNKSVLIGWSPPEPVGYNLIDSYHVYVDGVLKVTVKANERTRALIEGVDSTRPHRISVRSVTQNRQTSRDAACTMIIGRDTAHLGPSAVRASHITCSSAVISWLPANSNHQHVVCVNNVEVRTVKPGMYRHTITGLAPSTQYRVTVRAKHLRAVGQHATNPMGQTGVTGRPGQEEAPGAYADFRTLTKGLPDPPQEIQLEAGPQDGTILVTWQPVNRPTSTGPVTGYAVYADGKKVTDINSPTGDHALIDIGKLGVFNPRAVTIRTKSRDSQSADSAPILIPNTVRNAVARRVPNQMGMGPQLPQGPHGMPGVQQQMGGMPGQQGQQGQHMMGQQDHGQYDPNQMQQQQGMQPQPGQPGHQPDAGSGLLGGLLGGLFSKPTQNQVNQNGYQPGAPGTQRGMVPIPGRAQGPQQQQQQQQPYGPQGPMGGPRFRGPVPGQLNMQGQQMQGQMQGQMPGQMPGQMPGQMPGQMPGQMPGQMPGQMPGQNPGQMPGQMPGQMMGPRGPLNQQQQQQQQMQQGQMMPGQQPGQPGQPGQSGQPGQPGQMPGAQKKPRYFVAMFDYDPSTMSPNPDGCDEELPFQEGDTIKVFGDKDADGFYWGELRGRRGYVPHNMVSEVEDTTASMTAGGQMPGQMGQGQAGGVGGTAQVMPGQGAPQQSMRNVSRDRWGDIYANMPVKRMIALYDYDPQELSPNVDAEQVELCFKTGEIILVYGDMDEDGFYMGELDGVRGLVPSNFLADAPDQYNNQMGPGGVAGRGGLSQRGRGQGPGARGPPPPPRDNMMPGMGGRAQPGKRDDRSRW; encoded by the exons TCGTCCGAGGAGCAGCCACAGCATGCCGTACGAGTCGATGCACCATCATCAGTCGGCGGCCGCTGCCGTGGCCGCTGGCACCGCCCCCAACGGAATGCTGGACTCCCTCAGCCTGCAGCTGCGCGACGCGGAGATGCGGCGCACGGAGATCGAGCGGGCGCATCAG GAAACCCTGGCACAAATACGCAATATGAGCGGAAGCGCACGTCCCGATGCCGAGGCGGTGGAGAATCTGCAGTCGAGGGCCCGGGAACTGGAAAAGAAG GTTGCGCTGGAAAACGTGCGCTGCGAGGAGTTGCAAATCGAACTGACCTCGGCTCTGAAGGCCAAACAGGCATCCCGCTCGGTCTGCTCCGGAATGGGCAGCATGTCCTCCGGAGCCGGCGCCACCATTCCTACATCGGCCAGCAGCTCCACCGTCACTTGGGCACCGACAATCAGCCACCAGGACCAAGGCTCCGAGATCGATATCATAATGGCAAAGATTGAGCAG GATAATCGCGTGCTGGCCGAGCTGGAACAGCCTCGCACCTCGGCCAGCGCCAGCATGTCAGCATTGCCGCCCAGTTCCATGATGAGCACGGTAAATAGCGAATTTAGAACCATATCAAAGAGTG AACTCGAAGAAGAACTGAACCGTTACAAAAGGGCCGTTCTGGGCGGCGGGGGCGGAAGTGGGGGCGGCATCTCGGCCCTCTCCTCCGGCTACTCGAGCCTCCCACAGTCGCTGGCCTCCACGCTGCCCAACGGAGGGGGCGGGGCCAGCACCAGCCTGAGCGGCACCAGCCTTGGCTCGCACAGCGTGGCCGCCGCTGCTGCCCTCGCCGCCTCCTCCTCGGCGGGATCGGGGTGCAtaggtggaggaggaggaggaggtggggTCGGGGGCGGCCTATCATCCATATCGGCCCTGGTGCCCAACTCAATCAGCGGCATATCCTCGAGTCTGAGCAGCCATGCCATACAATCCATGCAGTACGGCACCGGACAGACGTCCGTGGAGAAGCTGCTGAGCGGAACTAGTGGAATCACTGGCATTCCACCTTTGCCGGTAAATATTCACACGATGAAGGCTATGCCAACGGCATTAAGTCAG CGCGGAACAATACAGCTGTACAATTTGCAGAGCACAACCATGCCCCTCCTGTCACTCAACTCGCATAACCTGCCTCCTGGTGGCTCCACCAGCTACTCGGGATTGGGCGCCGGCGGCGGCTCCTCGCTGACGCATCCCTCGATGGCCAATCTGGGCCTGCTGGACACCGGTGCCCTGCTGGGAGTGGGTGCCTCCGGCCTGGGAGGATTGGGTGGAATGGGACCCGGTGGCGGTGGCATCACCGGAGCCACCTCACTATACGGATTGAGCGGCGGCGGTGGCGGAGGAGCCGGTGGCCTGGGCAGCTCCTATGGTCCGCCCTTCCTGGACGTCGCCTCGAGCGCTTCGTATCCTTTCACCGCCGCTGCCCTGCGACAGGCCTCCAAGATGAAGATGCTGGACGAGATCGACATTCCGCTGACGCGGTACAATCGCAGCTCGCCCTGCTCACCCATCCCGCCCAGCAATTGGGGACTGGACGAGTTCACCGACGGCCTCAGCGTCTCCATGATGCACAACCGCGGCGGCCTGGCACTGGGTGCTCTAGATCTGGACA CTCGCAATCATGGCCTGAATGGAGCCAGCGAACCGCAGGTGGATATGCTCGATATTCCCGGAAAGGGACGCTGCTGCGTGTTCATAGCCCGTTTTCCCTACGATCCTCCAGA TGTTCATAATGAATTCTCTTCCATGCCTTGCAGGGAGGCTGAGGGCGAGCTCTCCCTGTGCGCCGGCGACTATCTGCTGGTGTGGACCAGCGGGGAGCCCCAAGGTGGCTACCTGGATGCGGAGCTGCTGGACGGGCGACGTGGTCTCGTTCCGGCCTCCTTTGTGCAGCGTTTAGTGG GCGACGACCTCCTGGAGTTCCACCAGGCGGTGCTGTCCACACTGCGCGATGCCGAAGATGGGTCGATGCAGTGCGACACCACATCGCTGCCCTCCTTGCCGCCGCACAACCCATTGCTCACACACACCCACGAGGATCTGGCCCGCTTGAGTGAGACGCACACCGATCTGGAGCACGACCAGGACGATATCAGCGACAATG TTCCAGCACCCAAGCACTTGACGCTGGAACGGCAGCTGAACAAGAGCGTGCTCATTGGCTGGTCGCCGCCGGAGCCAGTGGGCTACAACCTCATCGACAGCTACCACGTCTACGTGGACGGCGTGCTCAAGGTCACCGTGAAGGCCAACGAACGCACACGCGCCTTGATCGAGGGCGTTGACTCCACGCGG CCGCACCGAATCAGCGTGCGGAGCGTAACCCAGAATCGGCAGACCTCTAGGGATGCCGCCTGCACGATGATCATCGGGCGGGACACCGCCCACCTGGGCCCCTCGGCGGTGCGCGCCTCGCACATAACCTGTTCCTCGGCGGTCATCTCGTGGCTGCCGGCCAACTCGAACCACCAGCACGTGGTCTGTGTGAACAATGTGGAGGTGCGCACCGTCAAGCCGGGCATGTACAGGCACACGATCACGGGCTTGGCGCCGAGCACCCAATACCGGGTGACCGTGCGGGCCAAGCACCTGCGGGCCGTGGGCCAACATGCAACCAATCCGATGGGCCAGACAGGAGTCACCGGCAGGCCGGGTCAGGAGGAGGCGCCCGGAGCGTATGCAGACTTCCGTACCCTGACCAAGGGCCTGCCAGATCCGCCGCAGGAGATACAGCTGGAGGCCGGCCCGCAGGACGGTACCATTCTGGTGACATGGCAGCCGGTTAACAGGCCCACCTCGACGGGGCCTGTAACCGGCTATGCTGTGTACGCCGATGGTAAGAAGGTCACCGACATCAACTCGCCCACCGGCGACCACGCCCTCATCGACATCGGCAAGCTGGGCGTCTTCAATCCGCGCGCCGTCACCATCCGCACCAAATCTAGGGACTCCCAGTCGGCGGACAGTGCGCCCATCTTGATACCAA ATACCGTTCGCAATGCCGTGGCCCGAAGGGTCCCGAACCAGATGGGCATGGGTCCGCAGTTGCCGCAGGGACCGCATGGAATGCCCGGGGTGCAGCAGCAGATGGGCGGGATGCCCGGGCAGCAGGGTCAGCAGGGTCAGCACATGATGGGCCAGCAGGATCACGGGCAGTACGATCCCAACCagatgcagcagcaacagggCATGCAGCCGCAGCCGGGTCAGCCGGGTCACCAG CCCGACGCAGGCTCCGGATTGTTAGGTGGCCTGCTCGGTGGCCTCTTCTCGAAACCCACACAGAATCAAGTGAACCAGAAT GGCTATCAACCAGGTGCTCCAGGAACGCAAAGGGGCATGGTCCCGATCCCGGGAAGAGCCCAGGGaccccagcagcaacagcagcagcagcaacccTATGGACCTCAGGGTCCCATGGGTGGGCCACGCTTTCGAGGACCAGTTCCTGGCCAGTTGAATATGCAGGGCCAGCAGATGCAAGGTCAAATGCAGGGGCAGATGCCTGGTCAAATGCCTGGGCAGATGCCTGGTCAGATGCCGGGTCAAATGCCAGGTCAAATGCCAGGTCAAATGCCTGGTCAGATGCCTGGACAGAATCCCGGTCAAATGCCTGGACAGATGCCTGGCCAGATGATGGGACCACGAGGACCACTGaaccaacagcaacaacagcagcagcaaatgCAACAGGGCCAGATGATGCCCGGCCAGCAGCCAGGACAACCAGGACAGCCGGGGCAATCCGGACAGCCGGGACAGCCTGGCCAAATGCCTGGGGCCCAGAAGAAACCCCGCTACTTTGTGGCCATGTTCGACTACGACCCATCCACGATGAGTCCCAATCCCGACGGCTGCGACGAAGAGCTGCCCTTCCAGGAGGGCGATACGATCAAG GTATTTGGTGATAAGGATGCGGATGGCTTCTATTGGGGCGAGCTGCGTGGTCGCAGGGGCTATGTGCCGCACAACATGGTCTCCGAGGTGGAGGACACCACTGCCTCCATGACGGCCGGAGGTCAGATGCCCGGTCAAATGGGCCAGGGTCAGGCAGGCGGAGTGGGTGGAACCGCCCAGGTGATGCCCGGCCAGGGAGCTCCTCAACAAAGTATGAGGAACGTGAGCCGCGATCGGTGGGGCGACATCTATGCCAACATGCCGGTTAAGCGGATGATCGCCCTCTACGACTACGATCCCCAGGAGTTGAGTCCCAATGTGGATGCCGAG CAGGTGGAATTGTGTTTCAAGACGGGCGAAATCATACTCGTTTACGGTGATATGGATGAAGACGGTTTCTACATGGGCGAGCTGGACGGCGTGCGGGGCCTGGTGCCGTCGAACTTCCTGGCGGACGCCCCAGACCAGTACAACAACCAGATGGGGCCGGGCGGAGTGGCCGGCAGAGGCGGGCTGAGCCAGCGGGGCAGGGGTCAGGGGCCAGGAGCGAGGGGTCCGCCGCCCCCGCCACGCGACAACATGATGCCCGGAATGGGCGGGCGCGCACAGCCGGGCAAAA
- the Rbp gene encoding RIMS-binding protein 2 isoform X14, which translates to MHLCEFPSANVEEENRRPEKAAAAAASKKQKHKQQKSRPRSSHSMPYESMHHHQSAAAAVAAGTAPNGMLDSLSLQLRDAEMRRTEIERAHQETLAQIRNMSGSARPDAEAVENLQSRARELEKKVALENVRCEELQIELTSALKAKQASRSVCSGMGSMSSGAGATIPTSASSSTVTWAPTISHQDQGSEIDIIMAKIEQDNRVLAELEQPRTSASASMSALPPSSMMSTVNSEFRTISKSELEEELNRYKRAVLGGGGGSGGGISALSSGYSSLPQSLASTLPNGGGGASTSLSGTSLGSHSVAAAAALAASSSAGSGCIGGGGGGGGVGGGLSSISALVPNSISGISSSLSSHAIQSMQYGTGQTSVEKLLSGTSGITGIPPLPSTTMPLLSLNSHNLPPGGSTSYSGLGAGGGSSLTHPSMANLGLLDTGALLGVGASGLGGLGGMGPGGGGITGATSLYGLSGGGGGGAGGLGSSYGPPFLDVASSASYPFTAAALRQASKMKMLDEIDIPLTRYNRSSPCSPIPPSNWGLDEFTDGLSVSMMHNRGGLALGALDLDTRNHGLNGASEPQVDMLDIPGKGRCCVFIARFPYDPPEEAEGELSLCAGDYLLVWTSGEPQGGYLDAELLDGRRGLVPASFVQRLVGDDLLEFHQAVLSTLRDAEDGSMQCDTTSLPSLPPHNPLLTHTHEDLARLSETHTDLEHDQDDISDNAPKHLTLERQLNKSVLIGWSPPEPVGYNLIDSYHVYVDGVLKVTVKANERTRALIEGVDSTRPHRISVRSVTQNRQTSRDAACTMIIGRDTAHLGPSAVRASHITCSSAVISWLPANSNHQHVVCVNNVEVRTVKPGMYRHTITGLAPSTQYRVTVRAKHLRAVGQHATNPMGQTGVTGRPGQEEAPGAYADFRTLTKGLPDPPQEIQLEAGPQDGTILVTWQPVNRPTSTGPVTGYAVYADGKKVTDINSPTGDHALIDIGKLGVFNPRAVTIRTKSRDSQSADSAPILIPNTVRNAVARRVPNQMGMGPQLPQGPHGMPGVQQQMGGMPGQQGQQGQHMMGQQDHGQYDPNQMQQQQGMQPQPGQPGHQPDAGSGLLGGLLGGLFSKPTQNQVNQNGYQPGAPGTQRGMVPIPGRAQGPQQQQQQQQPYGPQGPMGGPRFRGPVPGQLNMQGQQMQGQMQGQMPGQMPGQMPGQMPGQMPGQMPGQMPGQMPGQNPGQMPGQMPGQMMGPRGPLNQQQQQQQQMQQGQMMPGQQPGQPGQPGQSGQPGQPGQMPGAQKKPRYFVAMFDYDPSTMSPNPDGCDEELPFQEGDTIKVFGDKDADGFYWGELRGRRGYVPHNMVSEVEDTTASMTAGGQMPGQMGQGQAGGVGGTAQVMPGQGAPQQSMRNVSRDRWGDIYANMPVKRMIALYDYDPQELSPNVDAEQVELCFKTGEIILVYGDMDEDGFYMGELDGVRGLVPSNFLADAPDQYNNQMGPGGVAGRGGLSQRGRGQGPGARGPPPPPRDNMMPGMGGRAQPGKRDDRSRW; encoded by the exons TCGTCCGAGGAGCAGCCACAGCATGCCGTACGAGTCGATGCACCATCATCAGTCGGCGGCCGCTGCCGTGGCCGCTGGCACCGCCCCCAACGGAATGCTGGACTCCCTCAGCCTGCAGCTGCGCGACGCGGAGATGCGGCGCACGGAGATCGAGCGGGCGCATCAG GAAACCCTGGCACAAATACGCAATATGAGCGGAAGCGCACGTCCCGATGCCGAGGCGGTGGAGAATCTGCAGTCGAGGGCCCGGGAACTGGAAAAGAAG GTTGCGCTGGAAAACGTGCGCTGCGAGGAGTTGCAAATCGAACTGACCTCGGCTCTGAAGGCCAAACAGGCATCCCGCTCGGTCTGCTCCGGAATGGGCAGCATGTCCTCCGGAGCCGGCGCCACCATTCCTACATCGGCCAGCAGCTCCACCGTCACTTGGGCACCGACAATCAGCCACCAGGACCAAGGCTCCGAGATCGATATCATAATGGCAAAGATTGAGCAG GATAATCGCGTGCTGGCCGAGCTGGAACAGCCTCGCACCTCGGCCAGCGCCAGCATGTCAGCATTGCCGCCCAGTTCCATGATGAGCACGGTAAATAGCGAATTTAGAACCATATCAAAGAGTG AACTCGAAGAAGAACTGAACCGTTACAAAAGGGCCGTTCTGGGCGGCGGGGGCGGAAGTGGGGGCGGCATCTCGGCCCTCTCCTCCGGCTACTCGAGCCTCCCACAGTCGCTGGCCTCCACGCTGCCCAACGGAGGGGGCGGGGCCAGCACCAGCCTGAGCGGCACCAGCCTTGGCTCGCACAGCGTGGCCGCCGCTGCTGCCCTCGCCGCCTCCTCCTCGGCGGGATCGGGGTGCAtaggtggaggaggaggaggaggtggggTCGGGGGCGGCCTATCATCCATATCGGCCCTGGTGCCCAACTCAATCAGCGGCATATCCTCGAGTCTGAGCAGCCATGCCATACAATCCATGCAGTACGGCACCGGACAGACGTCCGTGGAGAAGCTGCTGAGCGGAACTAGTGGAATCACTGGCATTCCACCTTTGCCG AGCACAACCATGCCCCTCCTGTCACTCAACTCGCATAACCTGCCTCCTGGTGGCTCCACCAGCTACTCGGGATTGGGCGCCGGCGGCGGCTCCTCGCTGACGCATCCCTCGATGGCCAATCTGGGCCTGCTGGACACCGGTGCCCTGCTGGGAGTGGGTGCCTCCGGCCTGGGAGGATTGGGTGGAATGGGACCCGGTGGCGGTGGCATCACCGGAGCCACCTCACTATACGGATTGAGCGGCGGCGGTGGCGGAGGAGCCGGTGGCCTGGGCAGCTCCTATGGTCCGCCCTTCCTGGACGTCGCCTCGAGCGCTTCGTATCCTTTCACCGCCGCTGCCCTGCGACAGGCCTCCAAGATGAAGATGCTGGACGAGATCGACATTCCGCTGACGCGGTACAATCGCAGCTCGCCCTGCTCACCCATCCCGCCCAGCAATTGGGGACTGGACGAGTTCACCGACGGCCTCAGCGTCTCCATGATGCACAACCGCGGCGGCCTGGCACTGGGTGCTCTAGATCTGGACA CTCGCAATCATGGCCTGAATGGAGCCAGCGAACCGCAGGTGGATATGCTCGATATTCCCGGAAAGGGACGCTGCTGCGTGTTCATAGCCCGTTTTCCCTACGATCCTCCAGA GGAGGCTGAGGGCGAGCTCTCCCTGTGCGCCGGCGACTATCTGCTGGTGTGGACCAGCGGGGAGCCCCAAGGTGGCTACCTGGATGCGGAGCTGCTGGACGGGCGACGTGGTCTCGTTCCGGCCTCCTTTGTGCAGCGTTTAGTGG GCGACGACCTCCTGGAGTTCCACCAGGCGGTGCTGTCCACACTGCGCGATGCCGAAGATGGGTCGATGCAGTGCGACACCACATCGCTGCCCTCCTTGCCGCCGCACAACCCATTGCTCACACACACCCACGAGGATCTGGCCCGCTTGAGTGAGACGCACACCGATCTGGAGCACGACCAGGACGATATCAGCGACAATG CACCCAAGCACTTGACGCTGGAACGGCAGCTGAACAAGAGCGTGCTCATTGGCTGGTCGCCGCCGGAGCCAGTGGGCTACAACCTCATCGACAGCTACCACGTCTACGTGGACGGCGTGCTCAAGGTCACCGTGAAGGCCAACGAACGCACACGCGCCTTGATCGAGGGCGTTGACTCCACGCGG CCGCACCGAATCAGCGTGCGGAGCGTAACCCAGAATCGGCAGACCTCTAGGGATGCCGCCTGCACGATGATCATCGGGCGGGACACCGCCCACCTGGGCCCCTCGGCGGTGCGCGCCTCGCACATAACCTGTTCCTCGGCGGTCATCTCGTGGCTGCCGGCCAACTCGAACCACCAGCACGTGGTCTGTGTGAACAATGTGGAGGTGCGCACCGTCAAGCCGGGCATGTACAGGCACACGATCACGGGCTTGGCGCCGAGCACCCAATACCGGGTGACCGTGCGGGCCAAGCACCTGCGGGCCGTGGGCCAACATGCAACCAATCCGATGGGCCAGACAGGAGTCACCGGCAGGCCGGGTCAGGAGGAGGCGCCCGGAGCGTATGCAGACTTCCGTACCCTGACCAAGGGCCTGCCAGATCCGCCGCAGGAGATACAGCTGGAGGCCGGCCCGCAGGACGGTACCATTCTGGTGACATGGCAGCCGGTTAACAGGCCCACCTCGACGGGGCCTGTAACCGGCTATGCTGTGTACGCCGATGGTAAGAAGGTCACCGACATCAACTCGCCCACCGGCGACCACGCCCTCATCGACATCGGCAAGCTGGGCGTCTTCAATCCGCGCGCCGTCACCATCCGCACCAAATCTAGGGACTCCCAGTCGGCGGACAGTGCGCCCATCTTGATACCAA ATACCGTTCGCAATGCCGTGGCCCGAAGGGTCCCGAACCAGATGGGCATGGGTCCGCAGTTGCCGCAGGGACCGCATGGAATGCCCGGGGTGCAGCAGCAGATGGGCGGGATGCCCGGGCAGCAGGGTCAGCAGGGTCAGCACATGATGGGCCAGCAGGATCACGGGCAGTACGATCCCAACCagatgcagcagcaacagggCATGCAGCCGCAGCCGGGTCAGCCGGGTCACCAG CCCGACGCAGGCTCCGGATTGTTAGGTGGCCTGCTCGGTGGCCTCTTCTCGAAACCCACACAGAATCAAGTGAACCAGAAT GGCTATCAACCAGGTGCTCCAGGAACGCAAAGGGGCATGGTCCCGATCCCGGGAAGAGCCCAGGGaccccagcagcaacagcagcagcagcaacccTATGGACCTCAGGGTCCCATGGGTGGGCCACGCTTTCGAGGACCAGTTCCTGGCCAGTTGAATATGCAGGGCCAGCAGATGCAAGGTCAAATGCAGGGGCAGATGCCTGGTCAAATGCCTGGGCAGATGCCTGGTCAGATGCCGGGTCAAATGCCAGGTCAAATGCCAGGTCAAATGCCTGGTCAGATGCCTGGACAGAATCCCGGTCAAATGCCTGGACAGATGCCTGGCCAGATGATGGGACCACGAGGACCACTGaaccaacagcaacaacagcagcagcaaatgCAACAGGGCCAGATGATGCCCGGCCAGCAGCCAGGACAACCAGGACAGCCGGGGCAATCCGGACAGCCGGGACAGCCTGGCCAAATGCCTGGGGCCCAGAAGAAACCCCGCTACTTTGTGGCCATGTTCGACTACGACCCATCCACGATGAGTCCCAATCCCGACGGCTGCGACGAAGAGCTGCCCTTCCAGGAGGGCGATACGATCAAG GTATTTGGTGATAAGGATGCGGATGGCTTCTATTGGGGCGAGCTGCGTGGTCGCAGGGGCTATGTGCCGCACAACATGGTCTCCGAGGTGGAGGACACCACTGCCTCCATGACGGCCGGAGGTCAGATGCCCGGTCAAATGGGCCAGGGTCAGGCAGGCGGAGTGGGTGGAACCGCCCAGGTGATGCCCGGCCAGGGAGCTCCTCAACAAAGTATGAGGAACGTGAGCCGCGATCGGTGGGGCGACATCTATGCCAACATGCCGGTTAAGCGGATGATCGCCCTCTACGACTACGATCCCCAGGAGTTGAGTCCCAATGTGGATGCCGAG CAGGTGGAATTGTGTTTCAAGACGGGCGAAATCATACTCGTTTACGGTGATATGGATGAAGACGGTTTCTACATGGGCGAGCTGGACGGCGTGCGGGGCCTGGTGCCGTCGAACTTCCTGGCGGACGCCCCAGACCAGTACAACAACCAGATGGGGCCGGGCGGAGTGGCCGGCAGAGGCGGGCTGAGCCAGCGGGGCAGGGGTCAGGGGCCAGGAGCGAGGGGTCCGCCGCCCCCGCCACGCGACAACATGATGCCCGGAATGGGCGGGCGCGCACAGCCGGGCAAAA